A portion of the bacterium genome contains these proteins:
- a CDS encoding DUF1080 domain-containing protein — MKKRTLALLGVLLFLAAGCQKSDVKKGIEPEWISLFNGKNLDGWFSRGKATWEVRDGVLIGRDGMGHLYAEPVLSDLEVKGLFRVSEKGNSGFYFRANPPESNPDGFPRGYEAQIDNHSTAHTGWLWKPGKPTGQAKALLTKDNEWFSLRIKAVGENIQIWVNEQLVTEFADSEYSQGHFAIQGHNPGMTIEAKELYYRSWGGRAQ, encoded by the coding sequence ATGAAAAAAAGAACGCTCGCCCTGCTGGGGGTCCTGTTGTTCTTAGCGGCTGGATGCCAAAAATCTGATGTAAAAAAAGGCATAGAGCCGGAATGGATTTCCCTGTTCAACGGCAAAAATCTGGACGGCTGGTTCAGCCGCGGCAAAGCCACCTGGGAGGTGCGCGACGGCGTCCTGATCGGCCGGGACGGGATGGGCCATCTCTATGCAGAGCCGGTGCTGAGCGACCTGGAAGTCAAGGGCCTGTTTCGCGTCAGCGAGAAAGGCAACAGCGGCTTTTACTTTCGCGCCAATCCCCCGGAGTCCAATCCGGATGGGTTTCCCCGCGGCTATGAAGCGCAGATCGATAACCATTCCACCGCGCACACCGGCTGGTTGTGGAAACCCGGCAAACCGACCGGCCAGGCCAAAGCCCTGTTAACCAAGGACAACGAATGGTTCTCCCTGCGCATCAAAGCGGTCGGCGAGAACATTCAGATCTGGGTGAACGAGCAGCTGGTCACTGAATTCGCGGACTCGGAGTACAGTCAGGGTCATTTTGCCATTCAGGGACATAATCCGGGCATGACCATAGAGGCTAAAGAGCTGTACTACCGCTCCTGGGGCGGTCGCGCTCAATAG
- the proB gene encoding glutamate 5-kinase produces MATTALPVWRRAVIKIGSGLIAPGGKKCSTQYTLSIAGFITAAKNQGKEIIMVSSGAVAGGLSIQPELLKHTGRTIPEKQALAAIGQPLMMNHWRRFFDFPCAQLLLTYDDVHTRKRFVNAKNTIRQLLRMGCLPIVNENDTVAVEELRVGDNDNLAAYVAMLAEADLLIICSDIDGLYDRDPHCHSSARLLPVVEKIDRTIYALAGGAKNPIATGGMRTKIEAAQKACARGINTVLINGSRREALDSLLAGQLTGTLFKRSQNPMTAKKHWMVHALAPCGQITIDGGAGRALLQCGASLLPSGVTGVAGDFKKGEAVLVLLQQGKQTVPIAKGITRYGARDLAKIKGRKSAEITGILGYIGAEVIHRDDLVLIHE; encoded by the coding sequence ATGGCGACAACTGCTTTACCCGTTTGGCGCCGGGCGGTGATCAAAATCGGCAGTGGATTGATCGCGCCGGGCGGAAAAAAATGCAGCACACAATACACACTGTCCATCGCCGGCTTTATCACAGCGGCAAAAAATCAGGGCAAGGAAATCATCATGGTATCCTCCGGCGCGGTGGCCGGCGGCTTGTCCATTCAGCCGGAACTGCTCAAGCATACAGGCCGTACCATTCCGGAAAAACAGGCGCTGGCCGCCATCGGCCAACCGTTGATGATGAACCATTGGCGCCGTTTTTTCGATTTTCCCTGCGCGCAGCTGCTGTTGACCTATGATGACGTCCATACGCGCAAACGGTTCGTCAATGCCAAAAACACCATTCGGCAGCTGCTGAGAATGGGCTGTCTGCCGATCGTCAACGAAAACGATACCGTGGCGGTGGAGGAATTGCGCGTCGGCGACAACGACAACCTCGCCGCTTATGTCGCTATGTTGGCTGAGGCCGATCTGCTGATCATCTGCAGCGATATCGACGGTCTGTATGACCGTGATCCGCATTGTCACAGCAGTGCGCGGCTGTTGCCGGTGGTGGAAAAAATCGACCGGACCATTTATGCCCTGGCCGGCGGAGCAAAAAATCCCATAGCCACCGGCGGCATGCGCACCAAGATCGAAGCGGCGCAAAAGGCGTGTGCCCGCGGCATCAACACCGTGCTGATCAACGGCAGCCGACGGGAAGCGCTGGATTCGCTGCTGGCCGGGCAGCTGACTGGAACGCTGTTCAAGCGCTCGCAAAATCCCATGACCGCAAAAAAGCATTGGATGGTGCACGCTCTAGCCCCCTGCGGTCAGATCACCATCGATGGCGGCGCCGGCCGCGCTCTGCTGCAGTGCGGTGCTTCCCTGCTGCCCTCCGGGGTGACCGGTGTAGCCGGAGATTTTAAAAAGGGAGAAGCGGTGCTGGTCCTGCTGCAACAGGGCAAGCAAACGGTACCCATCGCCAAAGGGATCACCCGCTACGGCGCGCGTGATTTGGCCAAAATCAAAGGGAGAAAAAGCGCCGAGATCACCGGTATTCTCGGTTATATCGGAGCTGAAGTGATCCATCGGGATGATCTGGTGCTGATCCACGAATGA
- the nadB gene encoding L-aspartate oxidase yields MSLQTDYLVIGSGIAGLSAAIKLAKKGTVAVVTKKQKNESNTNYAQGGIAAVFDESDSFDRHIQDTLQAGAGLCHEDAVRLIVEQGPERVRELFSLGVPFTQKENGRFDLGREGGHHHHRIVHVKDHTGRDVEQALLAAVKSNANITLYEHHVAIELITEHHIFSPQRQPMELHCWGAYVLEVQTNQIDRFLAKATILATGGCGQVYQHTTNPAIATGDGVALSYRAGATIGNMEFMQFHPTSLYHPEANSFLISEAVRGFGGRLITKAGESFMEKYHPMASLAPRDIVARAIDSEMKKSGDPCVYLDITHKSADEIKSHFPHIYENCLNYKIDITQEPIPVVPAAHYACGGVITDLQARTSIGGLFAAGEVTCTGVHGANRLASNSLLEAVVFAHVASETAVRYVESRRFDFPDIPRWDDSGTFNSEEWVLISHDQMEIKNIMWDYVGIVRSTLRLERALSRIRLIRQEIENFYRRTKITEGLIELRNLATVAQLIIQSALMRKESRGLHYTTDYPNKDDEHFLQDTVLQRIDV; encoded by the coding sequence ATGAGCCTTCAAACTGATTATCTGGTCATCGGCAGCGGCATCGCTGGACTCTCCGCAGCCATCAAACTCGCAAAAAAAGGCACGGTGGCGGTGGTCACCAAAAAGCAGAAGAACGAGTCCAACACTAACTATGCGCAAGGCGGCATCGCCGCGGTTTTTGACGAAAGCGATTCTTTTGATCGTCATATTCAGGACACGCTGCAGGCCGGGGCCGGGCTGTGTCATGAGGATGCGGTTCGCCTGATCGTCGAACAGGGCCCTGAAAGGGTGCGCGAGCTGTTTTCCTTGGGTGTGCCGTTTACCCAGAAGGAGAACGGCCGGTTCGATCTTGGCCGGGAAGGGGGGCATCACCATCATCGCATCGTGCATGTCAAAGACCACACCGGCCGGGATGTGGAACAAGCCCTGCTGGCGGCTGTCAAAAGCAACGCCAATATCACGCTCTATGAACACCATGTGGCCATCGAGCTGATCACCGAGCATCATATTTTCTCACCTCAGCGGCAGCCGATGGAACTGCACTGCTGGGGCGCCTATGTGCTGGAGGTTCAGACCAACCAGATCGACCGGTTTCTCGCCAAGGCGACCATTCTGGCCACGGGCGGATGTGGTCAGGTCTATCAGCACACCACCAATCCCGCCATCGCCACAGGCGATGGTGTGGCTTTGAGCTACCGCGCGGGAGCGACCATCGGCAACATGGAGTTCATGCAGTTTCATCCCACCTCCCTCTACCATCCGGAGGCGAACTCTTTTTTAATCTCCGAAGCCGTGCGGGGATTCGGCGGTCGTTTGATCACCAAAGCCGGTGAGTCCTTTATGGAAAAATATCATCCCATGGCCTCCCTGGCGCCGCGCGATATCGTCGCCAGGGCGATAGACAGTGAGATGAAAAAAAGCGGCGATCCCTGCGTCTATCTTGATATCACCCATAAAAGTGCGGATGAAATTAAAAGCCATTTTCCGCACATTTATGAAAATTGCTTGAACTATAAAATCGACATCACTCAGGAACCGATCCCGGTGGTGCCGGCCGCCCACTATGCCTGCGGAGGCGTGATCACTGATCTGCAGGCCCGCACCAGCATCGGCGGTCTATTCGCCGCCGGGGAAGTGACCTGCACCGGCGTGCACGGCGCCAACCGGCTGGCGTCAAACTCTTTGCTGGAAGCCGTGGTGTTTGCTCATGTCGCCAGTGAGACCGCCGTCCGCTACGTGGAATCACGGCGTTTTGATTTTCCCGACATTCCGCGTTGGGACGACAGCGGAACGTTTAACAGCGAAGAGTGGGTACTCATCTCCCATGATCAAATGGAAATCAAGAACATCATGTGGGATTACGTCGGCATCGTCCGTTCCACTCTCCGGCTGGAACGCGCCCTCAGCCGGATCCGCTTGATCAGGCAGGAAATCGAAAACTTTTACCGGCGCACAAAAATCACCGAGGGATTGATCGAGTTGCGCAACCTGGCCACTGTCGCTCAGCTGATCATCCAGTCCGCGCTGATGCGCAAGGAGAGCCGTGGGCTGCATTATACGACCGACTATCCTAATAAAGATGACGAACATTTTCTCCAGGATACGGTGTTGCAACGCATCGACGTCTGA